TAATATGAGAAAAAGTTCTTGGTTAAGTTAGAATACCAGACTAAGAAATTTTGACTCACCTCTAAAGTCATGTGAAAACTACAAGTATGAAACAACAGTAATAAAAGGTGTGTTTCAGGAAGATGACTGTCAGGATTTAGTGAAGGATAAATGGGGTTGTGGCAAGATAACACAATAAGAAGCTGTTGAAATAATCCAGGATAGCAGCaatatttaaaactcatttgGGCAGAGTCAGGAGGCAGAAGCACAGTGGAGGGCCAGCAGGTTGTGGAACTTCATGTTGGGCTCCATTTGGTGGCCTCTAAGTGGTGCCCCCTTTGAGAATGCCATCCCACAGCAAGGAAGTCCCAGGTTCTCTTGTGGCCCTGGTGATTAATGCCAACTCATTGCCACTGAACATGGTTGGAACAGAAAATTGAAACATGGCAACAGACCCCTTCGACaagtttttcaaaacaaaaacagagttgCAATCTCGGCAGAACTGGGCAATGCGGAAAGACAATTACTAGTGTAACCAATCTTCAACCAAATCATCCTGGAGCAAGCAATGCATTCTGGAAACCCTCTCTCAAGAAGGACTttcaggggcacatgggtggctcagtcagttaagcttctgactcttgatttcgcctgaggttatgatctcagcgtcatgagatggagcccagtgtggaacctgcttaagattccctctctccctctccctctgtcctcccacccATGCTTACATGTGCACATGCTTgcatgccccctctctctctttctgaaaaaaaaaaaaaaggacttcaaGGTCATGCTGAGCTGCGACATATTACAGCCTAGCAAAGGCAGCTTTGCCTCATGCATGTGAGCATTCAGCTGCATGCTTCATGACTCAAGACTCTGCATTTGGGAATCATATTCTTCCTATTTTACCTCACCTTGAcctagaatgaagaaaatatttgtaataaaagtgACTGTAATATCAAATGCCaaaactatcattcagaattgatattatcattcagaattgaattCAGTGACTTCCAGAATTTTGgtgaacatttatattttttgcttatttaaacGAAGTTATGGActtctgggtggcttagtcagttaagcatctgccttcagctcaggtcatgataccaaggtcctgggattgaggcccctgttgggctccctgctcggtggggagcctgcttctccctctacccctcccccctgctcgcgatctctctctctttcagataaataaataagatcttttttaaaaagtaaaaaaaataaaggtatgtgTAAGTCAAAACAGTAAAGGAGAGTCACCAGGATGATGTGAGCTTTGGAAGCTGTATTATCGGAGTGACTGATTATGTTACCCATGACTGTAACTTTTTTGTTATGTAGTTTGATTTTTTAACTCTAAATCAGGCTCTGATTTGGATGGTCACATAGTTCACCCCTGCAGCCCCCAACTAGTTGGACTAATATGTCCACAATAGACTTAACTTTCTAGTACTTAACTTTAAACAAATGAGGGTGCTTCAAAAAATGTGAACCAGTAGGCTTAAATAAGTTATATTCCTATTTACTGTTTGATATCAATGTACCTTTTGAATTTATAGTCAACATGCTATCCTAAAATACTGTTTAACTCATAACTAGCTCCCCTATTCTCCACTTTAAAAGGAAATCTAAGTTAAGACTAGACTACCAACCagtcttaaacatttttataaacctATGCCAGTAAAATTATATGACTAAATGGTATTGAAGACAATTAATTGTGagaaatgtggttttaaaatgtgtacatGCTCTTAGTGTTACTATATAAATGGTATGCCTATGTGGTTTTATCGTCCATTTTTGTGctaattaaaaacatatacaagTTGGAAAAAACTCATTTAGGCAGATAATCAAAATTGGAAGGCAATACAAGtgtaattatttaatttgcaCTTGGAAACATAGGAATGAAACATTCAAGAAAAGCTGCTCtgtgaagtaaaattaaaaaggataaaacaCCCCAAACTTGATTAAAGGACTACCGTAAGTATGACAGATGAGTACCAACATTCATCTAATGAAAGTAAATTTATGTTATGAAATACATAATCTAAAATTGGAGGTTGTAAAAACAGGTAGATATTCATAAAATGTGGAGCTTAGAAAGGATGGAAAGAATACAGAGATAAGAACCTTGAACTTTTGAAGAGAGTTTATAAATTCTGacgaaaagaaaaattcagaatacTTCCTCCATGCAAAATTCTCTTACTACAAATGATTCCTCCTTAGTACAAATGATCCCCTAAACCTTCTACTACTGTGTTTTCTCAGGAGAAGCATATGAATTAGTTGCTTATATCACTTGcttcctaaaaacaaacaactcttcTAAGTTTTTCTTCCATTAGTAAATACTTGGGATCTTGGGTCCCTAGAGAGACCAAGAGTTTTCTTAACAGAAATCTAAGAAAATGGAGTATACCTGAACTctgaccaaaatattttaaaacttagtgTTCCTGCTGTGATTCGCTttgtcagatttttatttttatttttattttaaaactgtgagAAAACGCATTTTCAAGGCATAAGGGGACCACAGTAACAGTCACACTAAATGTTTAGAAGTTGTCTCTTAATGCTTTCAGCAAACATGAGAAGCGTTGTCCTGTGCTTTAACAAAACTGAACGGGGAAAAAAATCAACggttaaaataaaacttcacaattattaataaaaagttgATATTTGTAGTTCGTACTTACTATTTGGCCACATGATGTCGCTCTTTACCGCGAAATTTTCTCATTCAAGACAAAACTAAGTCATCCCTTTTCCTATTGGAAAGACTTCACTCTCTCTACGCGGATGTCGAACAATGGCGAGCACTTCAGGATAGCAAGGAAGAGATAAGAAGATTCTTCCAAATTTTGAGACAAGTTAcgatttgaatttaaaaaaccaattaaTTTGAAATGGTGTACTCGAGTCGAGGCGACCGGGGGCACCGGCATCTACTGCTGTTTTTCATAATTCTCAAAGCCTGGGAGAGCACAAGCGGCCAGATCCACTATTCGGTCCCGGAGGAGGCCAAACACGGCACGTTCGTCGGACGTATCGCCCAGGACTTGGGGCTGGAGCTGGCGGAGCTGGTGCCACGCCTGTTCCGGATGGCGTCCAAAGGCCACAGGGACCTTCTGGAGGTAAATCTGCAGAATGGCATTTTGTTTGTGAATTCTCGGATCGACCGGGAGGCGCTGTGCGGGCGGAGTCTGGAGTGTAGCATCCACCTGGAGGTGATCGTGGACAGGCCGCTGCAGGTTTTTCATGTAGAGGTGGAGGTGAAGGACATTAACGACAACCCGCCTGAGTTCCCCCAGACACAAAAGAATCTATTTATAGCTGAATCCAGGATGCTTGACTCTCGGTTTCCACTAGAGGGCGCTTCCGACGCAGATATCGAGGAGAACGCTCTGTTGACTTACAGACTGAGCCCCAACGAGTTTTTCTCTCTGGACGTACCAACAAATGACGAACAGGTAAAACCTCTTGGACTTGTATTACGGAAACCTTTAGACAGGGAACAGTCTCCAGAACTTCATTTATTGCTCATGGCCACTGATAGAGGCAAACCTGAGCTGACCGGCACCGTTCAGTTATTCATCAAAGTGCTGGACGCCAATGACAATGCCCCAGCTTTCGACAGAACACTATATGCTGTGAAATTACCAGAAAATGTTCCCAATGGAACTTTGGTAATTAAGCTTAACGCCTCAGATTTGGATGAAGGCTTGAATGGGGACATTATTTACTCATTCTCTAGTGATGTTTCCCCAGATATAAAATCTAAGTTCTACATAGATGCCGTAAGTGGAGAAATTATAGCAATAGGACATATCGATTTTGAAGAAAGTAAAACCTACAAACTTCGAGTAGAAGCTATCGATAAAGGCTCCCTACCACTAGCTGGTCACTGTACAGTTCATGTGCAAGTTTTGGACGCTAATGATAATGCTCCAGAGTTGACTGTTACTTCCCTGTCTCTCCCTATCTCAGAGAATGCTCAGCCGGGCACAGTCATCACCTTGATTAACGTGTCTGACCGAGATTCTGGAGCTAATGGGGAGGTGATTTGCTCACTAACACCCCATGTCCCCTTCAAGCTGGTGTCCACCTTCAAAAATTACTATTCGCTGGTGCTGGAAAGCGCCCTGGACCGCGAGAGCGTGGCGAACTATGTTCTAGTAGTGACCGCGCGGGACGGAGGCTCGCCTTCGCTGTCCACCACAGCTAGCATGTCCGTGGAAGTGGCCGACGTGAACGACAACGCACCGGCATTCGCGCAGCCCGAATACACCGTGTTCGTGAAGGAGAACAACCCGCCCGGCTGCCACATCTTCACGGTGTCTGCGCGCGACGCCGACGCGCAGGAGAACGCGCTGGTGTCCTACTCGCTGGTGGAGCGGCGCGTGGGCGAGCGTGCGCTGTCGAGCTACGTGTCGGTGCACGCGGAGAGCGGCAAGGTGTACGCGCTGCAGCCGCTGGACCACGAGGAGCTGGAGCTGCTGCAGTTCCAAGTGAGCGCGCGCGACGCGGGCGTGCCTCCGCTGGGCAGCAACGTGACGCTGCAGGTGTTCGTGCTGGACGAGAACGACAACGCGCCCGCGCTGCTGCCGCGGCCTggggcgggcggcgcgggcggcgcgcTGAGCGAGCTGGTGTCGCGGTCGGTGGGCGCGGGCCACGTGGTGGCGAAGGTGCGCGCGGTGGACGCGGACTCTGGCTACAACGCGTGGCTGTCGTATGAGCTGCAGCCGGCGGCGGGTGGCGCGCGCAGCCCGTTCCGCGTGGCGCTGTACACGGGCGAGATCAGCACGACGCGCACCCTGGACGAGGCGGACTCGGCGCGCCAGCGCCTGCTGGTGCTGGTGAAGGACCACGGCGAGCCGGCGCTGACGGCCACGGCCACTGTGCTGCTGTCGCTGGTGGAGAGCGGCCAGGCGCCAAAGGCGTCGTCGCGGGTGTTGGCGGGCGCGGCGGGCGCGGAGGCGGCGCTGGTGGATGTCAACGTGTACCTGATCGTCGCCATCTGCGCCGTGTCCAGCCTGTTGGTGCTGACGCTGCTGCTGTACACGGCGCTGCGGTGCTCGGCGCCGCCCACGGAGGGCGCGTGCGGGCCTGGCAAGCCCACGCTCGTGTGCTCCAGCGCGGTGGGGAGCTGGTCATACTCGCAGCAGAGGCGGCAGAGGGTGTGCTCTGGGGAGGGCCCGCCCAAGACCGACCTCATGGCCTTCagccccagccttcctccgtgtCCTGGATCTCTAAATACAACGGAAGATCCACAAGCTTCTTTGGAGTCTTCTGGAAAGGTGGGTtgctcaaatattttattcatttatacatttatttttgaagtgtGAAAGACATTCTTATTTTCAGACGGTGcttttaaatagtatttactcatttattctagAGATCTGgcaatattttgtaatttattattcGGAAATTGAATACTTTAAGTTTATACCTGCCTTTTGTGTTTGTACTTACAATTACGAATCGTTAAAAAGCATACATcgagtaaatatttattgggtgctgAATCAGTTTCATTTAAAACCTGTCACGGGAGTCGTATTGAATTCTTAAAGCCGCGCTGGCACTGTACCTGAAAACTATTCAGTGAAAAACAACTTAATTGCTACACATTAAGTATACTTCAACACCActctatcatttattcatttcttaaaaaaaaaaaagatcctactgagttatttgagataaagagagCAGGCGCGCacaagagaagggagagacagaaggaggaggaggagcagactccAGCTGACTCCCTCCTCCCGATGCGggggagctggatcccaggaacctgggatcatgacaggaGCAGAAGGTAGTCGCTTAACctcttcaccgactgagccatcaggtgcccctcatttctaAAGTTTGCATGGTACTTTAGTATATAATTCTACTGTTTATAAGAAACCGCAAAGCGGAAATATATAACTGTCGTTTTCTACCTTTCTCTGGATGGAGACTGGAGAGATGGTTGGCCAGCACTACTCAGTGTTTATTATTTCAATGAATAAATTTCAGTATACACTAGAAAGCAGTTACTTTACCTTAGGACTCTAATTCTGACAACAAATGTTAGAAATATAACTCTCATTCCAActttagaaaaatatgtttttatatgctTGACAGTGTATTGATTGAGAatcttttttacatttagaaaatttCTTGAAATTCATCTTTTATATGATATTGGAGAAAATACTTCCTGTCAGGTACTTTCTTTCTGCAGGAGACTTTCTCctttttactgaaatttttgTTAGTATATATTGTGCATTAGACATAATGTACATTCTACACTTTGAATTTTCTTGAAATTCAGTctataactttaaaaagttaCCCCTATCAGTGGAGATGATGATTTACTTTTTTCTCAatattctgaaaaacagaaatctgTAGATGAATCGATTGCACCTTTAAACTCATTGCATGTTAAACTTATATTTCCTGAATTGTGGCATGTGACTTTCAGATTGGTGGTTCTTCACACTTATGTCTTTAgtccaagtttttgttttctaatttatatttgaGAAACTTCATTGTACTTAGGTTGAGTTTTGTTATGTGACCTATTTTTCTATTCCAGTATTTTTTATCGTGTTAGATTTTTAACAAGGTATTCCTTAATTAAAAACTCAGCAGAGCAAAATCAGAGTAGCTTTGAGAATAGAGCCACAATAAAGCCCTGAAAGTGCAAGTAAAATTCacttaaataatatatttcagtaattttttcttttcccttatagAGGACATGATTTGTGTATATTACAAagtaatcttttttcttttcattatatttcttttttaaaaaaatatgtatttatttatttttgagagagagaaaacaagtgagcaagcacagggtgggggcagaaggagagggagagagaaacttcagctgactccttgctgagcccagagcccaacacaaggccaatgtcaagaccccgggatcatgacctgacccgaaatcaagagtccactgCTCCACTGACTgtgcccccaggggcccctcttttcattatatttctttcaAAACTTGAGTATTCTCTGAACTCCTGTGGTCAATCCTGTCCATGTCTGTCAGCATAATTCACCCTAAATCGAGACTTAAATCTTCAGATATCACTGTCCTTGCACATGAAAGAGTGCAGAATTTGAACAGACTCTAACCTAAGGTCAGTCTAAAGAAGTAGAAAGGTATAAAAGCAATTTAGTAGAATAGATGAATCAATGAATTAAATGAATTGGGCCCAGGTATTTGATTGTATGTTATGTGGATTATATGGATTGAGGAGTGCTAGGTATTTAACCCCCCCTTTAGTCTCTTAGAGTTAGTATTATTAAGAATTTACtatgtctggggtgcctgggtggcacagtccttaagcatctgccttcggctcagggcgtgatcccggggttctgggatcgagccccacatcaggctcctctgctaggagcttgcttctttctctcccactccccctgcttgtgttccctctctcgctggctgtctctctctgtcgaataaataaataaaatctttaaaaaaaaagaattactatgtcttctataattataaattttttctttattattgatGGCTGTATTGATATAATTGGTAATTTTTGtcctttatattaatatttattttctcctgaatATGGGCTATCATCACATGCAAATTTTCAGAAGATCCATGAACATCTAGCAATGAATTTATCTTTTGCATCATCAGGAAGCATGAGCACACTCTAATCCAGGGAGTTTAGGATGTAAAACAGCTCGGAAATTCAAAATAGAGAGGTGAGAGCATGGAAGACACTTCAGTATTTTGCTTAGCAGCTAGCTCTCTGTGTTTCTGTGGATAACACTCTTCAATTCAAGCAGCAATCATGAAGCCAATAATGAAACTTCCCTATGTCAGTCCCTaaattatagtttttatataGGTCTAACTATCTAAGTTCTGACCCAATCTTAGACACTTGAGTGTGAAGGGacactataaataaatacacaagacCACAGAAGTAAAGGGAGTATATCCCAGGTAACTTGTGGCCTATGGTCAGCCTACCCTATCCTAGACCTGATAATACTAAGTGCATTAACAACACCTGGAGTTCTTACTGAACATTCTGGTTCCCAGACTCCATCCCtacatttctgaaataattaGGACTggcaaatctgtattttaataagcaCTCCAGGTGGTTCTTATTCAACTGTTTAGATCCAATAGCCCTATGAGATGCTTGGCAAACCAAGTTCTTATTATTTGACAGGATATAATCTAACTACCCCCTACTTTCTATTCATTATTGAAGATCTAATTGGTGCATTTATGTTATTACTTGCTATAAAATGCGCATGAACAGGAATGGAGTTTAGTTTATGTCATTACCTTGTGTGGAGATGATTATTCACTGATAAACTTATTAGATTCCAGATAATAACTCAAACTAAATGTTGATTGGTATTATGGATGGATCCACAACTTGTTAAACTTTAATTCATGCTTTACAAGAAAAATAACTCTTAAAACCAGAATTTGAATAGACTTTAACCTAAGATTAGTCTAAAGAAGTAGAAAAGTGTAAAAACAATTGGTAGAACAGATGAAGCAATGAATTAAATGACCCCTTCCTGTCAATTTTCTTGTTCATAAATGTTGCTCTATTTTTCAGCTCTTAATAACAACTGAAAGAATTcaaaatttttatctctttgtaaATCATAACAtcattaaagtaaataaattaaccTTTGGATAAGACCAAAGTTCCTATTATTAAGATTTCCCTTCTTGGGAAaagagaattttctcttttttttttttcctttcagtagtGTAGTTATATTAATAGAGATTTTCAGTTGCTGAATATTTGATTGCAGGAACTTcgagaatgaaaatatttttactgcaGGTAGTGATGAAAAGCTTTATTGACACTGATAGAACTATTATATAATTCCAAAACTGTACATTTGGGGTCCTTGAAAAGATAACAATAACAAAGATGAAAGCACTTGTCTCTGCAAGTggaaatcataaaatttttaaattatttagaatcATAATTAAGGTTATTTTTGCCCATGTAAGATGCATAGCAAAAAGTGAAACTTCTCCCTGTGTAACTGATTTCTCAGTAAAAGTACTTGCCTGTTTTTCTAAAGACAGGAACCACCAATCAGCCTATGCAGTAGTAATAGTAAAGGCATTGCAGAATGATAATATTCTACAGGTAATAATTTTTACCAAAAAGCCTATTATGGTCTTGACacatgtgaaaataaatgtggcTAAACTGAGACCTGAGAATATGGCCATTTATGAAACACTCACTCTCCTTAAGGTACAATCCTAGGCATTTAATGTATCATAATGCATACAACCACCATATTATTATTGTATGAATGTTATAAAActggaaacagagacagagaggtaaaattattttccccaagtcacacaactagtaagtttAAGAATAGGAATCAGAATGGAGACATTTCTGATGTTGAAGCCAATGATCTTCTCTCAACTATCTAGTGATGACTGAAATTTAGGAGTTTTAAACACCTCATAGAGAACCGATTCTTCAGATTAATGTCTAGTAAGGTTTACTTAATCTCAAGATAATGACAAAGAGAAGTGAATTAAGTACCAAAATCTGAggatatttaggggcgcctgcctttggctcaggtcatgattctagggttctgggatcaagtccctcatcaggctccctgctcaatggggagtcagtccctgcttctccctctccctctgctcctccccaccactcattgtctctctctctctctctctctctcaaataaatcagatctttaaaaaaaacttgaagcAGTATAAATTTGTTATCCAGTAAAATACTAATACACTCAGTACataaaaatattaggaatattttcaaatgtagcTAATGATAATCATGGTTGGGGAAGAAATTACTTCTCTGAGATTTTGCACTCAAGAAAACCCTGAACTAGGGGTagacaataattattattatatacaaAAGAGACATCATGTGAACTTTGGGAGATCCATAGATATACAAATACGCcaaaatagaatgaaaagctATGAATGAAAGACAAGTTAAATTCGTGGAATTGTACTTACACTTTCAGCCACCGGATGTCGCTGTCTTCCATAAAATGTTTCTTAGAACAAAGGCATAGTCCCGTTTTTCAAAGGAGCTACATTCTCAGATCTCAGCCATTTcgataaaaatatatgtaagaagTCGAATAGGAAAGCTCAGAGAGCATGTTTGTTCTAGACCGCTGATTCATCAATTTGTAAATCGGCAGAAAGGTATGATGTTGGTCTACACACCCAGCGGCCCAAGAGCCTTGCGCCTGCTTCTCTTGCTTCTGCTTCTCGCAGCCTGGAAGGCGGGGAGCCGCCAGGTTCACTACTCGGTCCCGGAGGAGGCCAAACACGGCACCTTCGTAGGTCGCATCGCCCAGGACTTGGGGCTGGAGCTGGCGGAGCTGGTGCCACGCCTGTTCCGAGTGGTGTCCAAGGGTCACGGGGACCTTCTGGAGGTAAATCTGCAGAATGGCATTTTGTTTGTGAATTCTCGGATCGACCGGGAGGCGCTGTGCGGGCGGAGTCTGGAGTGTAGCATCCACCTGGAGGTGATCGTGGACAGGCCGCTGCAGGTTTTTCATgtggaggtggaggtgaaggACATTAATGACAACCCGCCGGTCTTCTCCGTGTCAGAACAAAAGCTTTCAATACCCGAATCTCGACTGCTTGACTCTCGGTTTCCGCTAGAAGGCGCATCTGATGCGGATGTTGGAGAGAATGCAGCACTTACTTACAGACTCAGTCCAAATGAGTTTTTCGTTCTTGATGttataaacaaaaaagacaaaggcAAATTCCCAGTGCTTGTCCTAGGAAAAATGCTGGATCGTGAAGAAAATCCTCAGCTTCAGTTGTTATTAACCGCGACTGATGGAGGGAAACCGGAATATACCGGATCTGTAACTCTGCTGATCTTGGTGTTGGATGCCAATGATAATG
This Ursus arctos isolate Adak ecotype North America unplaced genomic scaffold, UrsArc2.0 scaffold_5, whole genome shotgun sequence DNA region includes the following protein-coding sequences:
- the LOC125282990 gene encoding protocadherin alpha-7-like, with product MVYSSRGDRGHRHLLLFFIILKAWESTSGQIHYSVPEEAKHGTFVGRIAQDLGLELAELVPRLFRMASKGHRDLLEVNLQNGILFVNSRIDREALCGRSLECSIHLEVIVDRPLQVFHVEVEVKDINDNPPEFPQTQKNLFIAESRMLDSRFPLEGASDADIEENALLTYRLSPNEFFSLDVPTNDEQVKPLGLVLRKPLDREQSPELHLLLMATDRGKPELTGTVQLFIKVLDANDNAPAFDRTLYAVKLPENVPNGTLVIKLNASDLDEGLNGDIIYSFSSDVSPDIKSKFYIDAVSGEIIAIGHIDFEESKTYKLRVEAIDKGSLPLAGHCTVHVQVLDANDNAPELTVTSLSLPISENAQPGTVITLINVSDRDSGANGEVICSLTPHVPFKLVSTFKNYYSLVLESALDRESVANYVLVVTARDGGSPSLSTTASMSVEVADVNDNAPAFAQPEYTVFVKENNPPGCHIFTVSARDADAQENALVSYSLVERRVGERALSSYVSVHAESGKVYALQPLDHEELELLQFQVSARDAGVPPLGSNVTLQVFVLDENDNAPALLPRPGAGGAGGALSELVSRSVGAGHVVAKVRAVDADSGYNAWLSYELQPAAGGARSPFRVALYTGEISTTRTLDEADSARQRLLVLVKDHGEPALTATATVLLSLVESGQAPKASSRVLAGAAGAEAALVDVNVYLIVAICAVSSLLVLTLLLYTALRCSAPPTEGACGPGKPTLVCSSAVGSWSYSQQRRQRVCSGEGPPKTDLMAFSPSLPPCPGSLNTTEDPQASLESSGKVGCSNILFIYTFIFEV